Proteins encoded together in one Candidatus Paceibacterota bacterium window:
- the rpmA gene encoding 50S ribosomal protein L27, translated as MATKKAGGSAKNLTDSKPKFLGVKLYHGETAQAGSVIVRQRGTRVLPGKNTGLGRDHTIFALKAGKVEFKNKRKTNVDNTISTRKIVNVI; from the coding sequence ATGGCAACAAAAAAAGCCGGTGGTTCCGCTAAAAACCTTACAGATTCAAAGCCAAAATTCCTCGGAGTCAAGCTCTATCATGGAGAAACAGCTCAGGCTGGATCAGTGATTGTCCGTCAGCGTGGTACCCGAGTCCTCCCAGGTAAAAATACTGGCCTTGGACGCGATCACACTATTTTTGCTCTCAAGGCAGGTAAAGTAGAATTTAAGAACAAACGAAAAACAAACGTAGACAACACAATTTCTACTCGGAAAATTGTAAATGTAATCTAG
- a CDS encoding Ada metal-binding domain-containing protein, protein MSIAQQSQKINSLPKRPWVSILGSWVCIFWIFWLLSASAEFVVLSWESGGWDKISSHIMASDYLAVLEYPSINNPDKPLGAPVVASKTGKTYRLPWCGVRKASTKGKSDSTNSQVLVFSSSEEAEKAGYRPSKNCY, encoded by the coding sequence ATGAGTATAGCCCAACAGTCGCAAAAAATCAATAGTTTGCCTAAAAGGCCTTGGGTAAGCATTTTAGGCTCGTGGGTCTGTATTTTCTGGATTTTTTGGTTACTTTCAGCTAGCGCAGAGTTTGTAGTCCTGTCATGGGAGAGTGGGGGATGGGATAAAATAAGCAGTCACATCATGGCTTCAGACTATTTAGCGGTGCTTGAATATCCTTCGATAAATAATCCCGATAAACCCCTAGGGGCTCCCGTCGTGGCCAGCAAAACAGGTAAAACCTATCGTTTACCCTGGTGTGGGGTAAGAAAAGCTTCAACAAAAGGCAAAAGTGACTCCACAAATAGCCAGGTTTTGGTTTTTTCTTCATCAGAAGAAGCTGAAAAAGCCGGCTATCGACCATCAAAAAATTGCTACTGA